The following nucleotide sequence is from Micromonospora sp. WMMD1120.
GCTGCTGCCCGCCGGAGAGCGCCGCCGGCCGGTGGCGCAGGCGGTCGGTGAGCCCCACCCGCTCGATCACCTCGGTCAGCCAGGCCCGGTCCGGGAGGACGCCGGCCAGGCGCAGGGGCAGCACGATGTTCTCCTCGACGGTGAGCGCGCCGATCAGGTTGAACGCCTGGAACACGAACCCGATGCGGTCGCGCCGCAGCTCGGTCAGGCGGGTCTCGGACAGCCCGGACAGGTCCGTGCCGCCGATGACCACCCGACCGGTGCTGGGCCGGTCGAGACCGGCCGCCGTCTGGAGCAGCGTGCTCTTTCCGGAGCCCGAGGGCCCCATCACCGCGGTGAAGGTGCCACGCTCGAAGCCGACATCGATGCCGGCGAGCGCGGTCACCTGGTCGGGGCCGGCGTCGTACACGCGGGTGAGGTGTTCGACGCGTACCGCCGGTTGGTTGGTTTGTTCCGGATAGTCCGGCATCCTGGTGCCTCTCTCCGTGTCATCGGCAAGAACCGCGCGCACCAGAAACGCTATTGACCTGGGAGAACGGCGACCATCCCGCGGGCTGCCCGACTCGGGGTACAGCAGGCGCTACCGTCGCTCGCCGTTGAGGTAGCGCAGCACCGCGGTGACCCGCCGGTCGGTCTGGTCGTCCGGTGGAAGCCGGAGCTTCGAGAAGATGCTGCGGATGTGCTTGTGCACCGCGCCGTCGGTGACGAACAGCCGTTCGGCGATCGCGGTGTTGCCGAGCCCCTCGGCCATCAACCCCAGCACCTCGCGTTCGCGCGGTGACAGCTCGCCCAGCGCCGTGTCCGTGCGACGGTTGCGGGCGAGCAGTTGCGCCACCACCTCCGGGTCGATCACGCTGCCGCCGTCCGCGACGCGGTGCAGCGCGGTGAGGAACTCCTCGACCCGGCCCACCCGCTCCTTCAACAGGTAGCCGAGCCCGACGGCGCCGACCGAGAACAGCTCGGTGGCGAACGCCTGCTCCACGTACGCCGACAGGACCAGCACCGCGAGGCCGGGGCGCCGTCGCCGCGCCTCCACAGCGGCCACGATGCCCTCGTCGGTGTGGGTCGGCGGCATCCGCACGTCCACGATCGCGACGTCCGGCCCGTGCTCGTCCACGGCGACGAGGAACTCGCCAGGGGTCGCGGCGGTGGCCACCACGTCCAGATCCTCCGCCCGCAGCAGCAGCGCCAACCCCTCCCGCAGCAGCGGGTCGTCCTCGGCGATCACGATCCGCACGGCAGTTCCACGTCCATTCTCGTCGGCCCGCCCGATGGGCTGGTCAGTGTCATCCGGCCGTCGTACGCCTCGACCCGTCGGCGGATGCCGGTGAGCCCTGAGCCCCGAGTCTCGTCGGCGGCGCCGCGCCCGTCGTCCTCGACGCTCACCAGCAGCCGGCCGCGTTCCCGGCGTACGGCCACGTCGACCTGGCTCGCGCCGCTGTGCCGGACGACGTTGGTCAGCGCCTCGGCCACCACGAAGTACGCGGTGGCCTCGACCGAGGCCGCACACCGTACCGCCACGTCCACCTCGAGTCGGCAGGGCACCGAGCAACTGCCTGCCAGGCCCGCCAGCGCGCCGGCGAGGCCCCGGTCGTCGAGCACCGGCGGCAGGATTCCGCGCACCACCGTACGCAGCTCACCGAGCGCCTGCTCCGCGGCGTCCTGTGCCCGCCCGAGGATCTCGTCGGCGCGGTCCGGATCGCGGCGCACCGCGCGCCGTGCGGCGCCCAGCAGCACGTTCAGCGCGACCAACCGGTTCTGGGTGCCGTCGTGCAGCGACCGTTCGATCCGGCGTAGTTCGACGGCGTGCGCGTCGAGCGCCGCGGCGCGGGTGGCGGTCAGCTCGGCCACCCGCAGCGACAGGTCGACACCCGGCGGTGGGGACAGCAGCCACCGGCTCGGCCAGGCCTGAATCCGGGCCAGGACCGGACCGAACCAGATCGCGGCGGCCAGCCAGCCCACCCCGAGCAACCCGACCGCGAGCGCGTCGGGCAGGTCCTCGATGCGCCACCAGACGATCGTCGGCGCGCCGGCGTCGGCGGGGATCAGCCGGTACCAGAGCGGGAACGTGACGTCCTGCACGGCGTAGATCGGCAGCGAGAGCCCCACCAGCCCGGTGATCAGGCCGATGACGGAGTACAGCGCGACCCAGCCGAGCTCCCGGCGCACGAAGGGATCTCGCGCCGCCGTCCGCAGCCCGGCTGGCGCCGGCCCCGGGGTGGGGATCGGGTCGCCCCAGCGGGACAGCCGGGCCCGCTCGCGGTCGGCCACGAAGCGCACCGCCCGCACCGCGCCGGGCGCCGCCAGCAGCCCCACCCCGACCAGGCAGGCCACCGCGACGATCGCCGCCCAGAGCAGCGCGCCCAGCGCCAGCGTGGCGGTGCCCAGCCCGCCGACGAGGCGCTCCAGGGCCTCGACCGAGGCGCGCACCCGCCCCCGCACGTACGGCATCGACCCACCTCCCCGGCCAACATAGGCCACCACCGGCGGCGGTCGGCAACGCTCGGCGCGGAAGGTACAGCCTGCTGTACCGCGACTGTCGAGCTGAGGGGATCGTCGTCGCGGTGGCGTCTGCCTAGCGTTGACGGGGTCGAGGAACGTTCGCCGAGGGAGGCAGACATGACCGATCCGTACCGCATCACCGAGGCTCCGGCCACCGCGCCCGAGAAGCCGGGCGGTCTGCTCCGCCCGCTGCTGTGGCTGGTGCTCATCGTCACCGCGGCAGCCAACATGGTGCTGTCGGCAGCACTGGACGACCCGTGGCTCAGCTCCGCCTTCGGCCTGGTGGCGGTCCTCTGCGCGGTCGCGCTGATAGTGCACCACCGGCGTAACCGCGTGCCGGGGTCGGGAGCCGCCGGTTCCTGACGCCGGCGGCGCGACGTGCGCGAGAGCGCGGGGTCCGGGGTGCCACGACGCCCCGGACCCCTCCGATCCGCCCCGCCGGTGTCTGTTTCAGATCACCCGCACCGTTGGCCGTTCAGGGTGAACGCGGTGGGTGCCGGGTTGGTGCCGCTCCACGTGCCGTTGAAGCCGATGCTGGTGGACGCGCCGGGCGCGAGTCTGCCGTTCCAGCTCATGCTGTCCGCGGTCACGCTCGTGCCGTTCTGTTTCCAGGTGGCCGACCAGCCCTGGCTGACCTTCTGGCCGGCGGTGGGGAAGTCGAAGGCGAGTGTCCAGCCGTCGATCGCCGTGGCGCCGGTGTTCTTGATCGTCACGGTCGCGGTGAAGCCGCCCGGCCAGCTGTTAGCCGCGTAGCCGACGGCGCAGCCGCCGGTCGGTGCGGTGGGCGCGGTCCGCACCGTCAGGCCGGGCGAGGCCGCCGAGACGTTGCCCGCCGCGTCGCGGGCGGTCACCACGAAGGTGTACGACGTGTCCGGCGTCAACCCCGTGACGGTGTACGCGGTGCCGGTGGCGCTGCCCACCTTCACGGTGCCGCTGGCGTCGACCCGGTGCACGTCGTACCCGGTGACGGCGGTGTCGTCGGTGGACGGCGTCCAGGTCAGCGCGACGCTGTCGCTGGTGGTCGTGCCGGCGGCCGGTGTGCCCGGGGTGGTCGGGGCCTCGGTGTCGCCGGGCGTGGTGTCGCGCGGCAGCACCAGGTGGGTGATCGAGTTCGCCGGGAAGGTGGTGGTCAGGCCGCTGGCGGTCACCGGCTGGTCGGCCTCCCGGACGACGCGGGTGAGGTCCGCCGCGCTGTACCGGTAGACCTGGGCGGTGCTGGCCGAGGCGCCGGTGAGGGCGACCGGGCTGGTCAGATCCTCACCGGTCTTGTTGACGACGACCACGGTGAGCGCCTTGTCGGCGCTCCGCTCGGCCGCGTACACCGCGAGTTTGCCCTGGTCGGCGCTGCTTGCCCGGACGGAGGTCTCGCCGAACGCGCCGCCCGCGCCGTCGTAGTTGCGGTAGATCCGGAACGCGTTGGACACCGGCTGGTCGGCCGTCGGCGCGGTCCACAGGGCGGCCAGGTCGAGCCCTTCGCGGCCGAAGATGCCGAGGACGTCCGCCTGGGTGAGCGCGCCGTTGAGCGACCCGAAGCCGCCCCAGTTGTACTCGGTCATCGCGATCTTCGTGCC
It contains:
- a CDS encoding ABC transporter ATP-binding protein; translation: MPDYPEQTNQPAVRVEHLTRVYDAGPDQVTALAGIDVGFERGTFTAVMGPSGSGKSTLLQTAAGLDRPSTGRVVIGGTDLSGLSETRLTELRRDRIGFVFQAFNLIGALTVEENIVLPLRLAGVLPDRAWLTEVIERVGLTDRLRHRPAALSGGQQQRVAIARALATRPEVIFSDEPTGALDSRSAAEVLTLLRAVVDEHGLTVVMVTHDPVAASYADRVLVLADGAIVADLPQLGATRIAEYLASLDRRALR
- a CDS encoding response regulator transcription factor; this encodes MRIVIAEDDPLLREGLALLLRAEDLDVVATAATPGEFLVAVDEHGPDVAIVDVRMPPTHTDEGIVAAVEARRRRPGLAVLVLSAYVEQAFATELFSVGAVGLGYLLKERVGRVEEFLTALHRVADGGSVIDPEVVAQLLARNRRTDTALGELSPREREVLGLMAEGLGNTAIAERLFVTDGAVHKHIRSIFSKLRLPPDDQTDRRVTAVLRYLNGERR
- a CDS encoding sensor histidine kinase translates to MPYVRGRVRASVEALERLVGGLGTATLALGALLWAAIVAVACLVGVGLLAAPGAVRAVRFVADRERARLSRWGDPIPTPGPAPAGLRTAARDPFVRRELGWVALYSVIGLITGLVGLSLPIYAVQDVTFPLWYRLIPADAGAPTIVWWRIEDLPDALAVGLLGVGWLAAAIWFGPVLARIQAWPSRWLLSPPPGVDLSLRVAELTATRAAALDAHAVELRRIERSLHDGTQNRLVALNVLLGAARRAVRRDPDRADEILGRAQDAAEQALGELRTVVRGILPPVLDDRGLAGALAGLAGSCSVPCRLEVDVAVRCAASVEATAYFVVAEALTNVVRHSGASQVDVAVRRERGRLLVSVEDDGRGAADETRGSGLTGIRRRVEAYDGRMTLTSPSGGPTRMDVELPCGS